One region of Flavobacterium sp. GSB-24 genomic DNA includes:
- a CDS encoding alpha-L-arabinofuranosidase C-terminal domain-containing protein → MKKPLLILFAIFFIQTITAQKESVIISVKNDAAAPIINRNIYGHFAEHLGRCIYGGFFVGDTSKIPNTNGVRNDIIKALKDLKIPNLRWPGGCFADTYHWKDGIGPKEKRPTIVNQWWGGVTEDNSFGTHDFLNMCELLGAEPYLSGNVGSGTVQELADWVQYTNFGGKSPMSDLRKKNGRAEPWKVKYWGIGNEAWGCGGNMTADYYANEYRKFATFISDWNNTGGITRIASGSNSSDYNWTEVLMKNIPLNMLGGVGVHHYAVIDWGKKGADVDFTEKEYFQTMQSALKMEELVTKHAAIMDKYDPEKKVAMIVDEWGGWYEVQKGTNPGFLYQQNTMRDAVLAGATLNIFNNHADRVRMANLAQCVNVLQAVILTDKAKMITTPTYHVMKMYSVHQDAKLLPINFKSPTYNFNGESIPAVSVSVSKDQKGLVHISLVNIDAVNKNKIEIDVKDLGVKNFTGTIITASKLQDYNSFENPNKIIPVAFKGFENKKGKLEITIPPFSVLVLEGK, encoded by the coding sequence ATGAAAAAACCACTACTAATCTTGTTTGCTATATTTTTTATTCAAACAATTACAGCTCAAAAAGAATCGGTTATTATTTCAGTTAAAAATGATGCAGCAGCACCGATTATAAATAGAAACATTTATGGTCATTTTGCTGAACATTTAGGACGCTGTATCTATGGCGGATTTTTTGTGGGAGATACTTCAAAAATTCCCAATACAAACGGAGTTCGAAATGATATTATCAAGGCATTAAAAGATTTGAAAATTCCAAATTTAAGATGGCCCGGCGGCTGTTTTGCAGATACCTACCATTGGAAAGATGGGATTGGTCCAAAAGAAAAGCGTCCGACAATTGTAAATCAATGGTGGGGAGGCGTAACAGAAGACAATAGTTTTGGAACACATGATTTTTTAAATATGTGTGAATTATTGGGAGCAGAACCGTATTTATCTGGAAATGTCGGAAGCGGCACAGTTCAGGAATTAGCAGACTGGGTTCAGTATACCAATTTTGGAGGAAAAAGTCCAATGAGTGATCTTCGAAAGAAAAACGGAAGAGCAGAACCTTGGAAAGTAAAATACTGGGGAATTGGAAATGAAGCCTGGGGTTGTGGCGGCAATATGACTGCAGATTATTATGCTAATGAATATCGCAAGTTTGCCACTTTTATATCAGATTGGAACAATACTGGAGGTATTACAAGAATTGCTTCGGGATCTAATAGTTCTGACTACAATTGGACAGAGGTTTTGATGAAAAACATTCCGCTGAATATGCTGGGCGGAGTCGGTGTTCATCATTACGCAGTAATTGACTGGGGCAAAAAAGGGGCAGATGTTGATTTTACAGAGAAAGAATATTTCCAGACCATGCAGTCTGCCTTAAAAATGGAAGAGTTAGTGACCAAACATGCTGCCATAATGGACAAATACGATCCAGAGAAAAAAGTGGCGATGATAGTCGATGAATGGGGAGGCTGGTATGAAGTTCAAAAAGGGACAAATCCAGGGTTTTTATATCAGCAGAATACAATGCGAGATGCTGTCTTGGCGGGAGCAACTTTAAATATTTTCAATAATCATGCAGATAGGGTTCGTATGGCCAACTTGGCACAATGCGTTAATGTGCTTCAAGCTGTAATCTTAACCGACAAAGCCAAGATGATTACAACGCCAACCTATCATGTAATGAAAATGTATAGCGTTCATCAAGACGCGAAATTACTTCCGATAAATTTTAAATCCCCGACATATAATTTTAATGGAGAATCAATTCCGGCTGTATCTGTATCTGTTTCAAAAGATCAAAAAGGATTAGTTCATATTTCACTGGTAAATATTGATGCTGTAAATAAGAATAAAATCGAAATTGATGTAAAAGATCTTGGCGTTAAAAATTTTACAGGGACTATAATTACAGCTTCAAAACTACAGGATTATAATTCTTTCGAAAATCCGAATAAAATTATTCCGGTTGCTTTTAAAGGTTTTGAGAATAAAAAAGGAAAGCTTGAAATCACAATTCCGCCTTTCTCAGTATTAGTTTTAGAAGGAAAATAA
- a CDS encoding ribulokinase codes for MKNYVIGLDYGTDSVRAVLIDTENGQELASNVSHYKRWKNKQYCDASINQFRQHPLDHIEGLEITIQNVVKESKVDPKLVRGICIDTTGSSPVPVTKDGTPLALTKGFEENPNAMMVLWKDHTSINEANEINELAVSWGGEDVTKYVGGIYSSEWFWAKILHIARQDEAVRNAAHTWMEHCDLMTYLLIEDKDLKIFKRSRCAAGHKAMWHADWNGLPPVEFLEKLHPYLAQLRGNLYDETYTSDLVAGNLSKEWADRLGLSTDTVVAVGTFDAHSGAVGAKIEENTLVRVMGTSTCDILVGSYDEVGTKTVRGICGQVDGSVIPGFIGLEAGQSAFGDLLAWYKELLMWPTEHLLGSSSLLNDTQKEQLREEFSDKLIVELTKEAEKIPVSESLPIALDWINGRRTPDANQELKSAISNLSLGTKAPHIFKALVNAICFGAKKIVDRFEEEGVKIDSVIGIGGVARKSPFIMQTLANVLNKPIKIAASDQTPALGAAIYAAVAAGIYPNVIEASQKIGSDFDGEYFPQTDKVEAYHKLLLAYEQLSSFADPNIKISQNEFSL; via the coding sequence ATGAAAAATTATGTAATAGGATTGGACTACGGAACAGATTCTGTTCGCGCGGTGCTAATTGACACTGAGAATGGACAGGAGCTGGCATCGAATGTTTCTCATTACAAAAGATGGAAAAACAAGCAATATTGTGATGCTTCCATCAATCAATTTCGCCAGCATCCTTTGGATCATATCGAAGGATTAGAAATTACAATTCAGAATGTTGTAAAAGAAAGCAAGGTAGATCCCAAGTTGGTTCGCGGAATTTGTATCGATACAACGGGATCTTCTCCGGTTCCAGTTACAAAAGATGGAACTCCATTAGCATTAACAAAAGGTTTTGAAGAAAACCCAAATGCGATGATGGTTTTATGGAAAGATCATACTTCTATAAATGAAGCAAACGAAATTAACGAACTGGCAGTAAGCTGGGGTGGAGAAGATGTAACCAAATACGTTGGAGGAATTTATTCATCAGAATGGTTTTGGGCAAAAATCCTTCACATTGCAAGACAAGACGAAGCAGTTCGTAATGCAGCACACACTTGGATGGAGCATTGCGATTTAATGACGTATTTGTTAATTGAAGATAAAGATTTAAAAATATTTAAAAGAAGCCGTTGCGCCGCAGGTCACAAAGCAATGTGGCACGCTGACTGGAACGGACTTCCTCCAGTTGAATTCTTAGAAAAATTACATCCGTATTTAGCACAGCTTCGCGGTAATTTATATGATGAAACCTATACATCAGATTTAGTTGCTGGAAATCTAAGCAAAGAATGGGCAGATCGTTTAGGACTTTCTACAGATACAGTTGTGGCTGTTGGAACTTTCGATGCGCATTCAGGTGCAGTTGGAGCTAAAATCGAAGAGAATACTTTGGTTCGCGTTATGGGAACTTCAACCTGCGATATTCTGGTTGGTTCTTATGATGAAGTAGGAACAAAAACGGTTCGCGGAATCTGCGGACAAGTTGATGGTTCAGTTATTCCTGGCTTTATTGGTTTAGAAGCAGGACAATCTGCTTTTGGCGATTTATTGGCTTGGTACAAAGAATTATTGATGTGGCCGACAGAACATTTATTAGGTTCTTCGTCTCTTTTAAATGATACTCAAAAAGAACAATTAAGAGAAGAATTCAGCGATAAATTAATTGTTGAATTAACGAAAGAAGCAGAGAAAATTCCAGTTTCAGAAAGTCTTCCAATTGCTTTGGATTGGATTAACGGGCGACGAACTCCAGATGCCAATCAGGAATTAAAAAGCGCGATTTCCAATCTTTCTTTAGGAACAAAAGCACCTCATATTTTTAAAGCTTTAGTAAATGCAATTTGTTTTGGAGCGAAGAAAATTGTTGATCGTTTTGAAGAAGAAGGTGTAAAAATTGACAGCGTAATTGGAATCGGAGGAGTTGCAAGAAAATCCCCTTTTATCATGCAGACTTTGGCGAATGTTTTAAACAAGCCAATTAAAATCGCAGCTTCAGATCAGACTCCAGCTTTAGGTGCCGCAATTTACGCAGCCGTTGCAGCCGGAATTTATCCGAACGTAATCGAAGCAAGCCAGAAAATCGGAAGTGATTTTGATGGAGAATATTTCCCTCAGACAGATAAAGTTGAAGCGTATCATAAACTGCTTTTAGCGTATGAACAATTAAGTTCTTTTGCAGATCCAAACATTAAAATTTCTCAAAATGAGTTCTCTTTATAA
- a CDS encoding L-ribulose-5-phosphate 4-epimerase produces MSSLYKDLKQECYEANMQLNALNLVVYTFGNVSAVDRENGVFAIKPSGVPYEDLKPEDIVIVDFDNNVIEGTMRPSSDTKTHAYLYKNWPNIGGVAHTHATYSVAWAQSQQDIPIFGTTHADHLTADIPCAPPMADSLIEGNYEHNTGIQILDCFKEKNLSYEEVEMVLIGNHGPFAWGKNAAKAVYNSKVLEVVAEMAYLTLQINPNAPRLKDSLIKKHYNRKHGKDSYYGQ; encoded by the coding sequence ATGAGTTCTCTTTATAAAGATTTAAAACAGGAATGTTATGAAGCCAATATGCAATTAAATGCATTGAATTTGGTGGTTTACACATTCGGAAACGTAAGCGCTGTCGACAGAGAAAATGGTGTTTTTGCCATTAAACCAAGCGGCGTTCCTTACGAAGATTTAAAACCTGAAGATATTGTAATTGTAGATTTTGATAACAATGTTATTGAAGGTACAATGCGCCCGTCATCAGACACCAAAACGCATGCATATTTGTATAAAAACTGGCCAAATATTGGTGGAGTGGCTCATACGCACGCGACTTATTCTGTGGCTTGGGCACAATCGCAGCAAGATATTCCGATTTTCGGAACAACGCACGCCGATCACTTAACGGCTGATATTCCGTGCGCACCGCCAATGGCAGATTCTTTAATTGAAGGAAACTACGAACACAATACCGGAATTCAGATTTTGGATTGTTTCAAAGAAAAAAATCTTTCTTACGAAGAAGTAGAAATGGTTTTAATTGGAAATCACGGTCCATTCGCCTGGGGAAAAAACGCAGCAAAAGCGGTTTACAACAGTAAAGTTTTAGAAGTCGTAGCCGAAATGGCGTACCTGACATTACAAATCAACCCAAACGCACCAAGATTAAAAGATTCATTAATAAAGAAACATTACAACCGCAAACACGGAAAAGATTCGTATTACGGACAGTAA
- the araA gene encoding L-arabinose isomerase translates to MIDISQKEVWFVVGSQELYGEETLRKVAEHSQIIAKGLDASSSIPVKVVYKDVVKSPSQILDVCLAANSAKNCIGIIAWMHTFSPAKMWIGGLSILKKPLCHLHTQYNAEIPWGSIDMDFMNLNQSAHGDREFGFIMSRMRKKRKVVVGHWEDERVQKKLGIWSRVVLGWDELQNLKVARIGDNMREVAVTEGDKVEAQIRFGVSVNGYDSSDVTKHIEKVTEKELNDLLAVYEQSYTLTDSLKEGGAQRSSLVEAAKIELGLRAFLEEGGFGAFTDTFENLGAWKQLPGIATQRLMADGYGFGGEGDWKTAAMVRALKVMNIGLEGGTSFMEDYTYHFTPQKSYVLGSHMLEICPSIADGKPSCEVHPLGIGGKEDPARLVFNSPAGDAINVSLVDMGTRFRLIVNEVEAIKPMAELPKLPVARVLWDCKPNLDIAATAWILAGGAHHTVYSQSLTTEYMEDFADIAGIELLVIDEKTTVRDFKDKINANEAYYHLFQHGL, encoded by the coding sequence ATGATAGACATTTCTCAAAAAGAAGTATGGTTTGTAGTAGGAAGCCAAGAATTATACGGTGAAGAAACACTTAGAAAAGTAGCAGAACATTCTCAGATTATTGCAAAAGGATTAGACGCTTCGTCTTCAATTCCGGTAAAAGTGGTTTACAAAGATGTAGTAAAATCTCCATCACAGATTTTAGATGTATGTTTAGCGGCAAATTCAGCTAAAAACTGTATCGGAATTATTGCTTGGATGCATACTTTTTCACCAGCAAAAATGTGGATTGGCGGTTTAAGTATTTTGAAAAAACCATTATGTCATTTGCATACACAATACAATGCTGAAATTCCATGGGGATCCATCGATATGGATTTCATGAACTTAAACCAATCTGCTCACGGAGATCGTGAATTTGGTTTCATCATGTCTAGAATGCGTAAAAAACGTAAAGTTGTCGTTGGTCACTGGGAAGACGAAAGAGTTCAGAAAAAATTAGGAATCTGGTCAAGAGTGGTTCTTGGATGGGACGAACTTCAAAACTTAAAAGTAGCTCGTATTGGAGACAATATGCGTGAAGTTGCCGTAACAGAAGGTGATAAAGTAGAAGCTCAAATTCGTTTCGGAGTTTCGGTAAACGGATACGATTCTTCAGATGTTACCAAACATATTGAGAAAGTAACAGAAAAAGAACTAAATGATTTATTGGCTGTTTACGAACAATCGTATACTTTAACCGATTCTTTAAAAGAAGGCGGAGCGCAAAGAAGTTCACTTGTTGAAGCTGCAAAAATCGAATTAGGATTAAGAGCTTTCCTTGAAGAAGGAGGTTTTGGAGCTTTTACAGATACATTTGAAAACCTTGGCGCTTGGAAACAATTACCAGGAATTGCTACACAAAGATTAATGGCCGATGGTTATGGTTTTGGTGGCGAAGGCGATTGGAAAACAGCTGCAATGGTAAGAGCTTTAAAAGTAATGAACATTGGTTTGGAAGGCGGAACTTCTTTCATGGAAGATTATACGTATCACTTCACGCCGCAAAAATCGTATGTTTTAGGTTCTCACATGTTGGAAATCTGTCCATCTATTGCCGACGGAAAACCTTCTTGCGAAGTGCATCCGTTAGGAATTGGCGGAAAAGAAGATCCAGCTCGTTTGGTATTTAATTCGCCAGCCGGAGATGCAATCAATGTTTCTTTGGTAGATATGGGAACTCGTTTCCGTTTAATTGTAAACGAAGTAGAAGCGATTAAGCCAATGGCTGAATTACCAAAATTACCAGTTGCAAGAGTTTTATGGGATTGTAAACCAAACCTTGATATCGCTGCAACAGCTTGGATTTTAGCAGGAGGAGCACATCATACAGTTTACAGCCAATCGTTAACAACAGAATACATGGAAGATTTTGCAGACATTGCCGGAATCGAATTGTTGGTTATTGATGAAAAAACAACGGTAAGAGACTTTAAAGATAAAATTAATGCAAACGAGGCATACTATCATTTGTTTCAACACGGATTGTAG
- a CDS encoding aldose epimerase family protein, with translation MNVLKRCVFGLSLLSLAAVSVQCKSDKKMDTTTVSSDEKATVTIEKSSYGTTAKGEKVDSYKLKNQNGMEVDIITFGGRITDLKVPNKDGVSENVVIGFNSLAQYEKENPFFGALIGRYGNRIAKGKFTLDGKEYSLAINNAPNALHGGPQGYFNVVWKADEVKSGNTASLKLSYLSKDMEEGYPGNLKVFVTYTLTNDNQLDVLYEATTDKKTVINLTQHSYFNLSGDFTKTILDHELTLNADKIVPVDATLIPTGKLEDVANTPFDFRKPKLIGKDIEAKNEQLERGKGYDHCWVLNNPEKGKTIIAKVYHAPSGRVLEMTTDEPGIQFYSGNFLDGTLPMPNGGTFAHRTGLCLETEHYPDSPNQKNFPTTVLNPGENYKTKTTFKFSVKK, from the coding sequence ATGAATGTATTAAAACGTTGCGTTTTCGGTTTAAGCCTGTTAAGTCTGGCTGCAGTTTCAGTTCAATGTAAAAGCGATAAAAAAATGGATACTACAACAGTTTCTTCTGATGAAAAAGCTACAGTTACGATTGAAAAATCTTCTTATGGTACAACTGCTAAAGGAGAAAAAGTAGACAGTTATAAATTGAAAAACCAAAATGGGATGGAAGTAGACATCATCACTTTTGGCGGTAGAATTACAGATTTAAAAGTGCCTAATAAAGACGGCGTTTCTGAAAATGTAGTGATTGGATTTAATTCTTTGGCACAATATGAAAAAGAAAATCCGTTTTTTGGAGCTTTGATTGGAAGATATGGAAACCGAATTGCTAAAGGAAAATTCACTTTAGACGGAAAAGAATATTCGTTAGCAATCAATAATGCACCAAATGCTTTGCACGGTGGACCGCAAGGATATTTTAATGTTGTTTGGAAAGCCGATGAGGTGAAATCAGGGAACACAGCTTCTTTGAAATTATCATACTTAAGTAAAGATATGGAAGAAGGTTATCCTGGGAATTTAAAAGTTTTTGTAACGTATACATTAACAAATGATAATCAGTTAGATGTTCTTTACGAAGCAACGACTGATAAGAAAACTGTTATAAATTTAACGCAGCATTCTTATTTCAATTTATCTGGAGATTTTACCAAAACAATCTTAGATCACGAATTGACATTAAATGCCGATAAAATTGTTCCGGTAGATGCAACTTTAATTCCGACAGGAAAATTAGAAGATGTTGCCAATACGCCTTTCGATTTCAGAAAACCGAAATTAATTGGAAAAGACATCGAAGCTAAAAACGAACAATTAGAAAGAGGAAAAGGTTACGATCACTGCTGGGTGTTGAACAATCCTGAAAAAGGAAAAACAATAATCGCAAAAGTATATCACGCTCCAAGCGGAAGAGTTTTGGAAATGACAACAGACGAACCTGGAATTCAGTTTTACTCAGGGAATTTCCTTGACGGAACTTTACCAATGCCAAACGGAGGAACTTTTGCACACAGAACTGGATTATGTCTAGAAACAGAACATTATCCAGATTCTCCAAACCAGAAAAATTTCCCAACAACGGTTTTAAACCCGGGAGAAAATTATAAAACGAAAACAACTTTTAAGTTTTCAGTAAAAAAATAA
- a CDS encoding OsmC family protein has translation MKHLFKAALNWTSNKNQQEPVSRSTKNHQIKIEGKPILNVSAAKAFKGDPSLFNPEDLLLSSLVSCHMMSYLYVCSQNGIEVLEYSDNAEAVLEVSPDGSGRFVEVKLKPKIIIANSDKIELALELHKKANQLCFIANSCNFPVLHEASCEV, from the coding sequence ATGAAACATTTATTCAAAGCAGCGCTAAATTGGACTTCAAACAAAAATCAACAAGAACCAGTTTCAAGATCTACTAAAAACCATCAAATAAAAATTGAAGGAAAGCCCATTTTAAATGTCTCGGCAGCGAAAGCATTCAAAGGCGATCCATCATTATTTAATCCCGAAGATTTGCTTTTGAGCAGTTTGGTTTCCTGCCACATGATGTCTTATTTGTATGTATGTTCTCAAAACGGAATAGAAGTTCTCGAATATTCAGATAATGCCGAAGCAGTACTCGAAGTTAGTCCAGATGGAAGCGGGCGTTTTGTTGAGGTAAAATTAAAACCAAAAATTATTATTGCTAATTCAGACAAAATAGAGTTGGCATTAGAACTTCATAAAAAAGCAAATCAATTGTGCTTTATTGCTAATTCCTGCAATTTTCCTGTTTTGCATGAGGCGAGTTGTGAGGTTTAA
- a CDS encoding ribose-phosphate pyrophosphokinase: protein MSHLEPEAKIFACSQSVYLAEKIAKEYGIPLGKVTMSTYSDGEFQPSYEESIRGLRVFIVCSTFPSADNLMELLLMIDAAKRASARHITAVMPYFGWARQDRKDKPRVPIGAKLVANLLTAAGATRIMTMDLHADQIQGFFEKPVDHLFASTIFLPYVESLKLENLTIASPDMGGSKRAYAYSKFLESDVVICYKQRKAANVIDTMELIGEVKGRNVILVDDMIDTGGTLAKAADLMIEKGALSVRAICTHAILSGGAYEKIENSKLTELIVTDSIPLKKESNKIKVVSCAPLFAEVMQMVHHNNSISGKFIM, encoded by the coding sequence ATGTCGCACCTAGAACCAGAAGCTAAAATTTTTGCTTGTTCACAAAGTGTTTATCTTGCAGAAAAAATTGCAAAAGAGTACGGAATTCCGTTAGGAAAAGTAACGATGTCAACGTATAGTGATGGAGAATTTCAGCCATCTTACGAAGAGTCAATTAGAGGTTTACGAGTATTCATCGTATGTTCGACTTTTCCAAGTGCAGATAATCTGATGGAATTGTTGTTAATGATTGATGCCGCAAAACGCGCATCTGCAAGACATATTACAGCTGTAATGCCTTATTTTGGTTGGGCAAGACAGGATAGAAAAGACAAACCAAGGGTTCCAATTGGAGCTAAATTAGTAGCAAACTTACTAACAGCTGCAGGAGCAACAAGAATCATGACAATGGATCTGCACGCAGACCAAATTCAAGGATTTTTTGAAAAACCAGTAGATCATTTATTTGCATCTACAATCTTTTTACCATACGTAGAAAGTTTAAAATTAGAAAATCTAACAATTGCATCTCCAGATATGGGAGGTTCAAAAAGAGCATATGCTTACTCTAAGTTTTTAGAATCAGATGTTGTAATCTGTTACAAACAAAGAAAAGCAGCGAACGTTATCGACACTATGGAGCTGATTGGTGAAGTAAAAGGACGTAACGTAATCTTAGTAGACGATATGATCGATACAGGGGGAACTTTAGCAAAAGCTGCCGACCTGATGATCGAAAAAGGAGCACTAAGCGTAAGAGCAATTTGTACACACGCTATTTTATCTGGCGGTGCGTATGAGAAAATCGAAAACTCGAAATTAACCGAGTTAATCGTAACAGATTCTATTCCGTTAAAGAAAGAATCTAACAAAATAAAAGTGGTAAGCTGTGCGCCTTTATTTGCTGAGGTTATGCAAATGGTTCACCACAATAATTCCATCAGTGGAAAATTCATTATGTAA
- a CDS encoding 50S ribosomal protein L25/general stress protein Ctc encodes MKSITIKGSERESVGKVSTKALRNAGAVPCVLYGGNQAVHFSADAAAFKNLVYTPNAHTVVIELGKGKSFNAILQDIQVHPVSDRILHIDFFQLFDDKEITMEVPVKIVGTSKGVLAGGVLRLNTRKLKVKALPKNLPDFVEADITPLEMGNKLYVTKVGAPEYKIMHPDNTVVAQVRISRAAMKAAQEAAKAAKAPAKGKKK; translated from the coding sequence ATGAAATCGATTACAATTAAAGGATCAGAAAGAGAAAGCGTGGGCAAAGTGTCAACTAAAGCCTTACGTAATGCTGGAGCGGTTCCTTGCGTGTTATACGGAGGAAATCAAGCAGTACACTTCTCAGCAGACGCTGCAGCGTTCAAAAACTTGGTTTACACTCCAAATGCACACACAGTTGTGATTGAGCTTGGAAAAGGAAAATCATTCAATGCAATTTTGCAAGATATCCAAGTTCACCCAGTATCTGACAGAATTTTACACATTGACTTCTTCCAATTATTTGATGATAAAGAAATCACAATGGAAGTTCCTGTAAAAATCGTTGGTACATCTAAAGGTGTTCTTGCGGGTGGTGTTTTACGTTTAAACACTCGTAAATTAAAAGTTAAAGCTTTACCTAAAAATCTTCCTGATTTTGTTGAAGCTGACATCACTCCACTTGAAATGGGTAACAAATTATATGTTACTAAAGTTGGTGCTCCAGAATACAAAATTATGCACCCAGACAACACAGTTGTTGCTCAAGTAAGAATTTCTCGTGCTGCTATGAAAGCTGCTCAAGAAGCTGCAAAAGCTGCAAAAGCTCCTGCAAAAGGAAAGAAAAAATAA